One window of Nakaseomyces glabratus chromosome A, complete sequence genomic DNA carries:
- a CDS encoding uncharacterized protein (CAGL0A02277g~Protein of unknown function), which translates to MKFGGFSTLTQAAAALALFNAVDAFDASSPGRTDLNTTEIDTGAFLGDLDVVKVPESANLSEYILTYAGSDKALLDEKTGYVLLNITQNYAGNDTMAKRDVKVYGYDGWYQTWHQMQTVNKGEWWSPWYPISQCVSNGLNDAEASISVNFAYTYTWSLEWGLNAGPDVVGASIGYSISDSVGWGGQFQCNIAPHTRGQIWYQQRVAWADIQKQDCRRENNGKVTCSPWSAFNRVNAPLKGADNVHLGCSSGEDNIQCDAHFDSRLGQIFRNI; encoded by the coding sequence ATGAAATTTGGTGGATTTTCTACTCTTACTCAAGCTGCTGCTGCGTTGGCTTTGTTCAATGCTGTCGATGCGTTCGACGCTTCCTCTCCAGGACGTACTGATTTGAATACTACTGAAATTGACACTGGGGCTTTCTTGGGTGACTTGGATGTCGTCAAAGTTCCAGAAAGTGCAAATTTGAGTGAGTACATCTTGACTTACGCAGGTTCCGACAAAGCATTGCTTGACGAAAAGACTGGTTATGTCTTGTTGAACATCACCCAGAACTACGCTGGCAATGACACCATGGCCAAGCGTGATGTTAAGGTTTACGGCTATGATGGTTGGTACCAAACCTGGCACCAAATGCAGACCGTTAACAAAGGTGAATGGTGGTCTCCATGGTACCCAATCTCCCAGTGTGTTTCCAATGGTCTGAACGATGCTGAGGCTTCCATTAGTGTTAACTTTGCCTATACCTACACCTGGTCTTTGGAATGGGGCTTGAATGCTGGACCAGATGTTGTCGGTGCATCGATCGGTTACTCAATTAGTGATTCTGTTGGATGGGGTGGCCAATTCCAATGTAACATTGCACCACACACTAGAGGTCAAATTTGGTACCAACAAAGAGTTGCCTGGGCAGATATTCAGAAGCAAGACTGTCGCAGGGAAAACAATGGTAAGGTCACCTGTAGTCCATGGTCAGCCTTCAACCGTGTTAATGCACCATTGAAGGGTGCCGACAATGTTCATTTGGGATGTAGTTCTGGAGAGGATAACATCCAATGTGATGCTCACTTTGATTCTCGTTTGGGTCAAATCTTCAGAAACATTTGA
- a CDS encoding uncharacterized protein (CAGL0A02299g~Protein of unknown function): MSALNGRAYVPKFALKLVCLLLCFELVSIVSAMGGIPTGLPEPQLQNNLDVDDSDNLVTIPDEGNFHDYIEKYAGKNTPLLDKRSGNLIVDIKKVKDASDSSSIQPHTTKVYSKNKKTHTFKVMSLNSTEEVWSDWFPVSKCDIGLGDNDNQIKLKYAYHYNWTKEDTLDADFKHIKSLLKLPISKEVGIGNTFKCGAEAGQTVQVWLQQRCIKALIQTQECTKESSRVIKCNDWDNGTYIMAPLKGIGNVQFGCSGTDNHTECDAKMDPKLGKKFKKS; the protein is encoded by the coding sequence ATGTCCGCTTTGAATGGGAGAGCATACGTCCCAAAATTTGCTTTGAAATTGGTATGTCTGCTGCTATGCTTTGAACTTGTCTCTATTGTTTCTGCCATGGGAGGTATCCCTACAGGTCTTCCAGAACCACAATTACAAAACAATTTAGACGTCGATGACAGTGACAATCTTGTTACGATCCCGGATGAGGGAAACTTCCACGACTACATTGAGAAGTATGCTGGAAAGAATACACCATTATTGGACAAGAGATCAGGTAATTTAATCGTTGATATCAAGAAGGTCAAAGATGCTTCCGACTCTAGCAGTATTCAACCACATACTACAAAAGTCTACTctaagaacaaaaaaactCATACATTTAAAGTTATGAGTCTAAACTCTACTGAAGAAGTTTGGTCTGACTGGTTCCCAGTCTCTAAATGCGATATAGGTTTAGGTGATAACGATAATCAGATAAAACTTAAGTATGCGTACCATTACAATTGGACTAAAGAAGATACATTAGATGCTGATTTTAAGCATATAAAATCTCTGTTAAAATTGCCCATTTCCAAAGAAGTTGGAATCGGGAATACCTTTAAATGCGGTGCGGAAGCTGGGCAAACTGTCCAAGTGTGGTTACAACAAAGATGTATAAAAGCATTAATTCAGACACAGGAATGCACAAAGGAATCTTCAAGAGTCATAAAGTGTAATGACTGGGATAATGGAACGTATATTATGGCACCTTTGAAAGGTATAGGCAATGTTCAATTTGGCTGCAGTGGAACTGACAATCATACTGAATGTGATGCCAAGATGGACCCTAAATTaggaaagaaatttaaGAAGTCATAG
- the HXT3 gene encoding sugar porter family MFS transporter (CAGL0A02321g~Ortholog(s) have fructose transmembrane transporter activity, glucose transmembrane transporter activity, mannose transmembrane transporter activity and role in fructose import across plasma membrane, glucose import across plasma membrane): protein MSSSNKDSESFENYPSQNSDNSYKRDDLDPDTLEKEAKIENPNGKSAYIAVSISCALVAFGGFIFGWDTGTISGFVNQTDFIRRIGSKHADGTSYLSKVRTGLVVGIFNIGCAIGGVVLSKIGDTKGRKAGLVTVVLIYIVGIVIQIATIDKWYQYFIGRIISGLGVGGISVLSPTLISEVAPKELRGSLVSLYQIMITLGIFLGYCTNYGTKNYSNSVQWRVPLGLCFAWALLMIGGMTFVPESPRYLIEAGDDDAARKSLCAANKLPAEHPFIEQEFTILKAKVEEANAAGTASWSELITGKPAMLRRTIMGIMIQSLQQLTGDNYFFYYGTTVFKAVGLEDSFQTSIVFGVVNFFSTFLSLFTVDRFGRRNCLLYGAAGMVCCYVVYASVGVTRLWPNGQGNGSSKGAGNCMIVFSCFYIFCFATTWAPIAYVIISESFPLRIKTKAMSIASASNWIWGFLIAFFTPFITNAINFYYGYVFMGCMVFAYFYVFFFVNETRGLTLEEVDEMYAEGVLPWKSSKWVPESERDDSYDADALLHDDTPWYKRVIGRN, encoded by the coding sequence atgagtAGTTCTAATAAAGATTCCGAGTCTTTTGAGAATTATCCTTCGCAAAATTCTGACAACAGCTACAAGAGGGATGATCTGGATCCAGATACCCTCGAGAAGGAGGCCAAGATCGAAAACCCTAACGGTAAGAGCGCCTACATCGCAGTGAGTATCTCCTGTGCTTTGGTCGCTTTCGGTGGTTTCATCTTCGGCTGGGATACCGGTACCATTTCCGGTTTCGTCAACCAAACTGACTTCATCAGAAGAATCGGTTCCAAGCACGCTGATGGTACCTCATACTTGTCCAAGGTTAGAACCGGTCTAGTTGTCGGTATCTTCAACATCGGTTGTGCCATCGGTGGTGTTGTTTTGTCTAAAATCGGTGATACTAAAGGTCGTAAGGCCGGTCTGGTGACTGTCGTGCTAATTTACATTGTCGGTATCGTGATTCAAATCGCTACCATTGACAAGTGGTACCAATACTTCATCGGTAGAATCATCTCCGGTTTGGGTGTTGGTGGTATCTCTGTGCTTTCCCCAACTCTAATTTCTGAAGTCGCTCCTAAGGAATTGAGAGGTTCTTTGGTCTCTCTATACCAAATCATGATCACTTTGGGTATCTTCTTGGGTTACTGTACTAACTACGGTACCAAGAACTACTCCAACTCTGTCCAATGGAGAGTTCCTTTGGGTCTATGTTTCGCTTGGGCTTTGCTTATGATCGGTGGTATGACCTTCGTTCCAGAATCCCCACGTTACTTGATCGAAGCCGGAGATGACGATGCTGCTCGTAAGTCTCTATGTGCTGCCAACAAGTTGCCAGCTGAACACCCATTCATCGAACAAGAATTCACCATCTTGAAAGCCAAGGTCGAAGAAGCTAATGCCGCTGGTACTGCTTCTTGGTCCGAATTGATCACTGGTAAGCCTGCTATGTTGAGACGTACCATTATGGGTATCATGATTCAATCTTTGCAACAATTGACTGGTGACAACTACTTCTTCTACTACGGTACTACTGTTTTCAAGGCTGTTGGTTTGGAAGATTCTTTCCAAACCTCTATCGTTTTCGGTGTCGTTAACTTCTTCTCTACCTTCTTATCTTTGTTCACCGTCGACCGTTTCGGTCGTCGTAACTGTTTGCTGTACGGTGCCGCCGGTATGGTCTGCTGTTACGTTGTCTACGCTTCCGTTGGTGTTACCAGATTATGGCCAAATGGTCAAGGTAATGGCTCTTCCAAGGGTGCCGGTAACTGTATGATCGTCTTCTCCTGTTTCTACATCTTCTGTTTCGCTACCACCTGGGCTCCAATTGCTTACGTTATTATCTCCGAATCCTTCCCATTGAGAATCAAGACCAAGGCCATGTCCATTGCCTCTGCTTCCAACTGGATCTGGGGTTTCTTGATTGCCTTCTTCACACCATTTATTACCAATGCCATTAACTTCTACTACGGTTACGTCTTTATGGGCTGTATGGTCTTTGCTTACTTCTACGTTTTCTTTTTCGTCAACGAAACTAGAGGTTTGACTTTGGAAGAAGTCGATGAGATGTACGCCGAAGGTGTTCTACCATGGAAGTCCTCCAAGTGGGTCCCAGAATCCGAAAGAGATGACAGCTATGACGCCGATGCTTTACTTCATGATGACACACCATGGTACAAGAGAGTCATTGGTAGAAATTAA
- a CDS encoding uncharacterized protein (CAGL0A02343g~Protein of unknown function), with protein sequence MELYGCSTLETNPAPTLPSPIEKALVRDDQANQHLQIRKTDASSVHLCLCESLFSSVPKNGIYGENSAGISINYHYKSNCSRKQKKKK encoded by the coding sequence ATGGAGTTGTACGGGTGTTCTACTCTGGAGACAAACCCAGCACCAACCCTCCCAAGCCCAATAGAGAAAGCGCTTGTGCGAGATGATCAAGCAAACCAGCATTTGCAAATTAGAAAGACGGATGCGTCCTCCGTGCACCTCTGTCTGTGCGAGTCCTTATTTAGCAGCGTGCCGAAAAACGGAATTTACGGAGAGAACAGTGCAGGGATTTCCATCAATTACCATTATAAAAGTAATTGTAGcagaaaacagaaaaaaaagaaataa
- the SVF1 gene encoding Svf1p (CAGL0A02365g~Ortholog(s) have cytosol, nucleus localization) yields the protein MLKWIQGGLSAVTGIAEPEYGKEYIHTVTERVEGKQPYRETTREDFFWKSPDHTNVETVTFYFSNLATGVVGFAQIIHSNIIGLHTAAQFTFRIFDSKNPEKLNLWTSTKLENFRIEDANFYADDLSVELNADNTQYRLISKVNEQSIVDLTVTRLTPGAKLGDDPSTYYGDNVEQPWGSMRHVFWPRNTCVGEIKVKIPKETAEKTAEEQAQEKEQQEEQEQEGEDEAVEETIEYEERTLKFGEDDPSYCMFVMAFQGMKPHHAAKAWNFMFFHSKENTMVLMEFTTPKSYSNTKVSIGIITNDKEILAVTHDNSALHLNQEIDSVGWNVPKQIRVELKGHKSSAKDEDVEADNDEHKIKAVVEGPLENMVERIDVMGEVPNFVKNIVSGVAGTKPYIYQFGDAENFHFQLDDGEKKNGLAWVEVTFISESEVVTEESYNEE from the coding sequence ATGCTAAAGTGGATTCAAGGAGGTTTGTCTGCTGTGACAGGTATCGCTGAGCCTGAGTACGGTAAGGAGTATATACACACGGTCACGGAGCGTGTGGAAGGTAAGCAGCCTTACAGGGAGACCACCCGTGAGGATTTCTTCTGGAAGAGTCCCGACCATACCAATGTCGAGACTGTGACTTTCTATTTCAGCAACTTGGCCACTGGTGTTGTCGGTTTCGCGCAGATTATCCACTCAAACATCATCGGTTTGCACACCGCTGCGCAGTTCACCTTCAGAATCTTCGACTCCAAGAACCCTGAGAAGTTGAATTTGTGGACTTCCACCAAGCTGGAGAACTTCCGCATCGAGGATGCCAACTTCTACGCTGACGACTTGTCCGTTGAGTTGAATGCGGATAACACACAGTACCGCTTGATCTCCAAGGTAAACGAGCAATCTATCGTGGACTTGACGGTAACCAGGCTAACTCCCGGTGCCAAGCTCGGTGACGATCCTTCTACCTACTACGGTGACAACGTCGAACAGCCTTGGGGGTCCATGAGACACGTTTTCTGGCCAAGAAACACATGTGTTGGTGAGATCAAAGTCAAGATACCAAAGGAGACCGCCGAAAAGACTGCCGAGGAGCAAGCACAGgaaaaagaacaacaagagGAGCAAGAACAAGAGGGTGAGGACGAAGCTGTCGAAGAGACTATCGAATACGAAGAGAGAACACTGAAGTTCGGTGAGGACGACCCATCGTACTGTATGTTCGTCATGGCTTTCCAAGGTATGAAGCCACATCACGCCGCTAAGGCATGGAACTTCATGTTCTTTCATTCCAAGGAAAATACAATGGTGCTGATGGAATTTACGACGCCGAAGTCGTACTCTAACACTAAGGTCTCTATCGGTATCATAACGAATGACAAGGAGATTCTGGCAGTGACACACGACAACAGCGCTCTGCACCTGAACCAGGAAATTGACTCAGTCGGTTGGAACGTTCCAAAGCAGATCAGAGTCGAATTGAAAGGTCACAAGTCTAGCGCCAAGGATGAAGACGTTGAAGCTGACAACGATGAGCACAAGATCAAAGCTGTTGTTGAAGGTCCTTTGGAAAACATGGTTGAGAGAATCGATGTCATGGGCGAAGTTCCAAACTTTGTTAAGAACATCGTTTCCGGTGTTGCTGGTACAAAGCCTTACATCTATCAATTCGGCGATGCCGAGAATTTCCATTTCCAATTAGACGACggtgaaaagaagaatggtTTAGCTTGGGTTGAAGTTACTTTCATCTCCGAGTCTGAGGTTGTTACTGAAGAATCCTACAATGAGGAATAG